The Xylophilus rhododendri region CGGCCAGCGGCTGCAGCAAGCCGCTGGCCTGTCTGACACCGCCATTGGTGCTGGTCAGTGCCTGATGCATGTTTTGACCGAAACGCCGGAGCAAGACAGCAGATGGACTGGACACAAGGAATGGGCATGGCCGCGGGTGTGCTGACGTCCTGCTCGATGCTGCCGCAGCTCTTCAAGGTGATTCGCGACAAGCAGGCCGAGGAGGTATCGGTCGTGATGATCGTGGTGCTGATCGCCGGCCTCGCGCTGTGGGTGGCCTATGGCATCGCGCGCGGGGACTGGCCGGTGATCCTGACGAACTCGTTTTCGGTGATCGTCAACTGCCTGCTGCTGGGGTTCCGAATCCGCTACAGCGGCACGAAATAGGCAACCTGCCTGCTCAGGCC contains the following coding sequences:
- a CDS encoding SemiSWEET transporter; protein product: MDWTQGMGMAAGVLTSCSMLPQLFKVIRDKQAEEVSVVMIVVLIAGLALWVAYGIARGDWPVILTNSFSVIVNCLLLGFRIRYSGTK